A single window of Thermostichus vulcanus str. 'Rupite' DNA harbors:
- a CDS encoding TVP38/TMEM64 family protein, with translation MEDLSQPSTTSSKRRSWLKLAVSVGVAIVVFWVARQLGVFGAVQSFFTDALAWIEGLGPLGPIIFIGIYIVATVLFLPASVLTLGAGAVFGVLAGAVYVVIGATIGANLAFLIGRYLARERVAKWIAGNAKFAAIDRAVGREGWKMVGLIRLSPAFPFNVLNYALGLTQVSFLDNVVGTAGIVPGTFMYVYIGSLAGSLANMGSSQLDPQVQAAQWVIRILGLIATVAVTVYVTRIARQALQEVVEPA, from the coding sequence ATGGAAGATCTATCTCAACCAAGCACAACCTCTAGCAAGCGGCGGTCTTGGCTCAAGCTTGCTGTTAGCGTGGGTGTGGCTATTGTTGTCTTTTGGGTGGCACGTCAATTGGGAGTGTTTGGAGCTGTGCAGAGCTTTTTTACCGATGCTCTAGCCTGGATCGAAGGATTGGGGCCACTGGGGCCGATCATCTTCATTGGCATCTACATTGTGGCAACGGTGCTGTTTCTACCGGCTTCGGTGTTGACCTTGGGAGCAGGGGCCGTGTTCGGGGTGCTGGCTGGGGCTGTGTATGTGGTGATCGGGGCAACGATCGGGGCGAATTTGGCCTTTTTGATCGGACGCTACTTGGCGCGGGAACGGGTGGCCAAGTGGATTGCTGGCAATGCGAAGTTTGCGGCTATTGATCGGGCAGTGGGGCGTGAGGGATGGAAAATGGTCGGGTTGATTCGTTTGTCGCCGGCCTTTCCCTTTAATGTGCTCAACTATGCCCTTGGTCTGACCCAAGTTTCTTTTTTGGATAATGTGGTGGGCACGGCGGGGATTGTACCGGGCACGTTTATGTACGTGTACATTGGCTCGTTGGCGGGATCCCTGGCCAATATGGGCAGTTCCCAGTTGGATCCGCAAGTACAAGCTGCCCAATGGGTGATTCGCATCCTTGGGTTGATCGCGACCGTCGCCGTGACGGTTTATGTCACTCGCATTGCCCGCCAAGCCTTACAAGAGGTGGTGGAGCCTGCGTGA
- the lpdA gene encoding dihydrolipoyl dehydrogenase yields MSFDYDLIIIGAGVGGHGAALHAVECGLKTAIIESAELGGTCINRGCIPSKALLAVAGRLRELQHSAELGIQVGSIQFDRGAIAAHAARVVEKIRSDMTRSLEKLGVTILRGQGKLLSGQTVEVQGASGSQTYTAQNVIIATGSQPFIPPGIQTDGKTVFTSDEAVRLEWIPAKLAIIGSGYIGQEFADVYTALGSEVILIEALDTLMPAFDPDIARLAQRVLIKPRPIQTRVGVLAKQVIPGKPVTLHLSTGETLAVDGCLVAAGRIPVARELGLAELGIDIGKRGFIPVDSRMATDLPHLWAIGDVTGKMMLAHTAAAQGIVAVENICGRTTYMDYLSIPAAVFTHPEMGFVGLTEPQAKEEGYSVGTVRTYFGGNSKAIASGETDGMVKLVFDKATGQLLGSHIFGAHAADLIHEAAQAIARRASVQELATLVHVHPTLAETLDEAYKRAAHSLVNSSVES; encoded by the coding sequence ATGAGCTTCGATTACGACCTGATCATCATTGGCGCGGGCGTTGGCGGACATGGCGCGGCCCTCCATGCTGTCGAATGCGGCCTGAAAACGGCCATTATCGAATCCGCAGAACTGGGGGGAACCTGCATCAATCGCGGCTGTATCCCGTCCAAAGCTCTGTTGGCGGTAGCCGGTCGCTTGCGAGAACTGCAACACAGTGCTGAACTGGGCATTCAGGTGGGATCCATCCAATTTGACCGGGGGGCAATTGCAGCCCATGCGGCAAGGGTGGTGGAGAAAATCCGCTCTGATATGACCCGCTCCCTCGAGAAATTGGGCGTAACGATCTTGCGGGGACAGGGCAAGTTGCTCTCCGGCCAAACGGTTGAGGTGCAAGGAGCAAGTGGATCCCAAACCTACACCGCCCAAAATGTGATCATCGCCACCGGCTCCCAGCCCTTTATCCCCCCTGGCATTCAAACCGACGGCAAGACCGTCTTTACCAGTGATGAAGCGGTGCGGCTGGAGTGGATCCCGGCCAAGCTGGCAATCATCGGCAGTGGCTACATCGGCCAGGAATTTGCGGATGTCTATACTGCCCTTGGATCGGAGGTGATCCTAATCGAGGCGCTAGATACCCTGATGCCGGCATTTGACCCAGACATTGCTCGTCTAGCACAACGGGTGCTGATCAAACCCCGCCCCATTCAAACACGGGTAGGGGTGCTGGCCAAGCAGGTGATCCCTGGCAAGCCGGTGACCCTGCACCTGTCTACTGGGGAAACCCTTGCTGTGGACGGCTGTTTGGTGGCTGCCGGACGGATCCCGGTGGCGCGCGAGTTGGGGTTGGCGGAGTTGGGGATCGATATTGGTAAACGGGGCTTTATTCCCGTTGATAGTCGCATGGCCACGGACTTACCCCACCTGTGGGCGATTGGCGATGTTACGGGCAAGATGATGCTGGCCCATACGGCAGCGGCTCAGGGGATTGTAGCAGTAGAAAACATCTGTGGCCGCACCACCTACATGGATTACTTGAGCATTCCGGCGGCGGTGTTTACCCACCCGGAAATGGGATTTGTCGGGTTGACGGAACCCCAAGCTAAAGAGGAGGGCTACAGCGTTGGCACCGTGCGCACCTATTTTGGCGGTAATTCCAAAGCCATTGCCTCCGGAGAAACCGACGGTATGGTGAAGCTGGTCTTCGATAAGGCCACCGGACAGCTACTGGGATCCCATATTTTTGGCGCCCATGCGGCCGATTTAATTCACGAAGCCGCTCAAGCGATTGCCCGCCGAGCCAGTGTCCAAGAGTTGGCCACCTTGGTGCATGTCCACCCCACCCTGGCGGAAACCCTGGACGAAGCCTACAAGCGGGCGGCCCACAGTTTGGTTAACTCCTCGGTTGAATCTTAG
- a CDS encoding inositol monophosphatase family protein — MNSPSATAPPALSPFWLEVTEFALQITATVGSQLLADFGQAQPSEKADGSLVTPSDEWADHAFQKAIAATFPGHGYLSEEANHIFPETEWCWVVDPLDGTTNFARGIPIWGSSLALLHHGLPVFGCVHLPPIRQTFHGYYPQSDIDPGPAAFLTRHDQDPVHPQPIRPSKAHPGPNQLFNFCSRSSHWISPQFPCKARMLGGAAYNMLSVACGTLLGAVERSPKIWDVAAVWAIVKGAGAVWEPLSPEDPELSQPLIPGQDYGHLTYPTLLAAQAEWIPLFRSFISL; from the coding sequence ATGAACTCTCCTTCTGCAACCGCCCCGCCAGCTTTATCTCCCTTCTGGCTTGAGGTCACCGAATTTGCCTTGCAGATCACGGCCACTGTGGGATCCCAGCTGTTGGCGGATTTTGGTCAGGCTCAACCCAGTGAAAAAGCGGATGGGAGCTTGGTAACTCCCTCCGATGAATGGGCGGATCACGCCTTTCAGAAGGCGATTGCCGCGACTTTTCCGGGGCATGGCTACCTGAGCGAGGAAGCGAACCACATCTTCCCGGAGACCGAGTGGTGTTGGGTGGTGGATCCCCTGGATGGCACCACCAATTTTGCTCGCGGGATCCCGATTTGGGGCAGTTCTCTGGCGTTGTTGCACCACGGTTTACCGGTGTTCGGCTGTGTGCATTTGCCGCCGATCCGCCAAACCTTTCATGGCTACTACCCCCAGTCCGACATCGATCCGGGGCCAGCCGCGTTTCTCACCCGCCACGACCAGGATCCCGTCCATCCCCAACCAATTCGTCCCAGCAAGGCCCACCCCGGCCCCAACCAATTGTTCAATTTTTGCTCCCGTAGCAGCCATTGGATCAGCCCACAATTTCCCTGTAAAGCACGCATGCTGGGAGGGGCTGCCTACAATATGCTGTCGGTGGCTTGCGGCACCCTTTTGGGAGCGGTGGAGCGATCCCCGAAAATTTGGGATGTTGCGGCGGTGTGGGCGATTGTCAAGGGGGCAGGTGCCGTCTGGGAACCTCTCAGTCCTGAAGATCCTGAGCTGAGCCAACCGTTGATCCCTGGCCAAGACTATGGCCACCTAACTTATCCCACTCTGTTGGCAGCTCAAGCGGAGTGGATCCCGTTGTTTCGCTCCTTCATTTCTCTGTAG
- the gshA gene encoding glutamate--cysteine ligase, with amino-acid sequence MLLTKGFEVEMYTGTATGEVVGLSDRICQALPGFVREPDRRNVEYITPPLRRYEDLICALLQPRAQLRQFLCSLGPYTLLPGSTLALGGADHFERSDPDNPYHDYIERTYGTQVVTASIHINVGLPDTESIFRACRLLRVEAPLYLALSASSPFLDGQVTGSHSSRWQVFPKTPAQVPLFRDHAHYITWMQEQLALGTMQNVRHLWAAVRPNGPERPYHLNRAELRICDLVGDPVMILAITALIEARLLQLLADPEALDPLRGAFTPMELETLCDQNEQAAARHSLHATLIDWQKGRERVAQEWIEELLTEAWRIGQPQGFGCFLAPLQTLLKQGNEAQRWLQQVNQGSSPAQVYQQAIQELAFQEQAMLETLCQAVG; translated from the coding sequence GTGCTACTGACCAAGGGCTTTGAGGTGGAAATGTACACTGGTACTGCCACCGGGGAAGTGGTGGGCTTGTCGGATCGGATCTGCCAGGCCCTGCCGGGGTTTGTGCGGGAACCGGATCGGCGTAATGTTGAGTATATTACCCCTCCTCTGCGTCGCTACGAAGATTTAATCTGTGCCTTGTTGCAGCCGCGGGCGCAGTTACGGCAATTTTTGTGCAGCCTTGGCCCCTACACCCTGTTGCCGGGAAGCACCTTGGCTTTGGGAGGTGCTGACCACTTCGAGCGTTCCGATCCGGACAACCCCTACCACGACTATATCGAGCGCACCTACGGCACCCAGGTGGTCACCGCCAGCATTCACATCAATGTCGGCTTGCCAGATACCGAGTCCATCTTCCGCGCCTGTCGTCTGTTGCGGGTGGAGGCTCCCCTCTATCTAGCCCTGAGTGCTTCCTCCCCGTTTCTGGATGGGCAAGTGACGGGATCCCATTCCAGTCGCTGGCAGGTGTTTCCCAAGACCCCGGCCCAGGTACCCCTCTTTCGAGATCACGCCCATTACATTACCTGGATGCAGGAGCAGTTGGCCCTGGGCACCATGCAGAATGTCCGTCACCTCTGGGCTGCTGTGCGCCCCAATGGCCCGGAACGCCCCTATCACCTGAACCGGGCGGAGCTGCGCATCTGTGATTTGGTGGGGGATCCAGTGATGATCCTGGCGATTACGGCGTTGATCGAGGCACGACTGTTGCAGTTGCTGGCAGATCCGGAGGCATTGGATCCCTTGCGGGGCGCATTTACTCCGATGGAACTGGAGACTCTTTGTGATCAGAATGAGCAAGCCGCTGCCCGACACTCTCTACACGCAACCCTGATCGACTGGCAAAAGGGCCGCGAACGGGTGGCGCAAGAGTGGATCGAAGAGCTGCTCACAGAGGCTTGGCGCATCGGTCAACCGCAGGGGTTTGGTTGCTTTTTGGCTCCGCTCCAGACGCTGCTGAAACAGGGCAACGAGGCCCAGCGCTGGTTGCAACAGGTCAACCAGGGATCCTCTCCCGCCCAGGTGTATCAACAGGCGATTCAGGAGCTGGCTTTCCAGGAACAGGCGATGCTGGAAACCCTGTGCCAGGCAGTGGGATAA
- a CDS encoding glycosyltransferase family 2 protein: MYFSVIIPTYNRRPILEHCLRALAQQQPGPYLGYEVVVVDDGSSDGTVEWLQTNPVGLPNLKLLCQEHRGPAAARNLGFRHAQGSVIIFIDSDLVVVEHFLASHAQMLQQQGVTGDPNHAHEGKVFTYGRVINTSNFQDPRSEPFKPTDFSAAFFATGNVAIARHWLQLAAETSAGPFDERFQLYGWEDLELGVRLKRLGLKLVKCPQAAGYHWHPPFELKQIPSLIERERQRGRMGILFYQKHPTWEVRLMIQMTPLHQLLWGVLSLGGWLNEKRVEPLLRWLIEQGRPQLALELCRVFFLNWYNVLAVYEGYREMKERNNGIHSA; the protein is encoded by the coding sequence GTGTACTTCAGCGTTATCATTCCTACCTACAACCGCCGCCCCATCCTGGAGCACTGTTTGCGGGCTTTAGCCCAGCAGCAGCCCGGCCCTTACCTCGGCTATGAAGTGGTGGTGGTGGATGACGGCTCTAGCGATGGCACCGTGGAATGGCTGCAAACAAACCCAGTTGGGTTACCCAACCTCAAGCTACTGTGTCAAGAGCACCGAGGCCCTGCTGCCGCCCGTAACCTCGGGTTCCGCCATGCTCAGGGATCCGTGATCATCTTCATCGATAGCGACCTGGTGGTGGTAGAGCATTTCTTGGCCAGCCATGCCCAGATGTTGCAGCAGCAAGGGGTGACGGGGGATCCCAACCATGCCCATGAGGGGAAGGTATTTACCTACGGGCGGGTGATCAACACCAGCAATTTTCAGGATCCCCGTTCTGAGCCCTTCAAACCGACAGATTTCTCGGCAGCCTTTTTTGCCACTGGCAACGTCGCCATTGCCCGTCATTGGTTGCAGTTGGCGGCAGAGACCTCAGCCGGCCCTTTTGACGAACGCTTTCAACTGTACGGCTGGGAGGATCTGGAGTTGGGGGTACGCCTGAAACGCTTGGGCCTGAAGCTGGTGAAATGTCCACAGGCGGCGGGCTATCACTGGCACCCCCCTTTTGAGCTGAAGCAGATCCCTAGCTTGATCGAGCGGGAACGGCAACGGGGCCGCATGGGGATCCTCTTTTACCAAAAACACCCCACTTGGGAAGTGCGCCTGATGATCCAGATGACCCCTCTGCACCAACTGCTCTGGGGGGTGTTGTCGCTGGGGGGATGGCTCAACGAAAAACGGGTAGAACCCTTGCTACGCTGGCTGATCGAGCAGGGTCGCCCGCAACTGGCCCTGGAGCTGTGCCGGGTGTTTTTCTTGAATTGGTACAACGTGCTGGCGGTGTATGAAGGCTACAGAGAAATGAAGGAGCGAAACAACGGGATCCACTCCGCTTGA